A window of the Tessaracoccus sp. MC1865 genome harbors these coding sequences:
- a CDS encoding sulfite exporter TauE/SafE family protein produces the protein MVTTVLVLVLAVAVGLSLGLLGGGGSILTVPLLTYVAGMGPKEAIASSLFIVGATSMLSLFAHARAGNVQWRTGLVFGAASMAGAFAGGLAGGRIPGFVLMLLFALMMIATSVAMIRGRKAGTTKKRDHLPVAKIVLEGLVVGAVTGLVGAGGGFLVVPALALLGGLRMSVAVGTSLLVISMKSFAGLAGYLTTVSIDWPLVLGVTATAMVGALIGARLTRMVPEKALRKGFGIFVLAMGIFVLSQEVPPLLSSGSGTSG, from the coding sequence GTGGTCACCACAGTCCTGGTACTGGTCCTCGCCGTCGCCGTCGGGCTCTCATTGGGCCTCCTCGGCGGCGGCGGGTCCATCCTCACCGTGCCCCTGCTGACCTATGTCGCCGGCATGGGGCCCAAGGAGGCGATCGCCTCCTCGCTGTTCATCGTGGGTGCCACCTCGATGCTGAGCCTCTTCGCGCACGCGCGCGCCGGCAACGTGCAGTGGCGCACCGGCCTGGTCTTCGGCGCGGCCAGCATGGCCGGTGCGTTCGCCGGTGGTCTGGCCGGGGGCCGCATCCCGGGCTTCGTGCTGATGCTGCTCTTCGCGTTGATGATGATCGCCACCTCGGTGGCCATGATCCGCGGCCGAAAAGCAGGGACGACGAAGAAGCGCGACCATCTCCCGGTGGCGAAGATCGTGCTCGAGGGCCTCGTCGTCGGCGCCGTGACCGGTCTGGTGGGCGCCGGGGGCGGGTTCCTGGTCGTTCCTGCGCTGGCGCTGCTCGGGGGCCTGCGCATGTCCGTGGCCGTGGGCACGTCGCTGCTGGTGATTTCGATGAAGTCGTTCGCGGGCCTCGCCGGCTACCTGACGACGGTGAGCATCGACTGGCCGCTCGTGCTGGGAGTGACCGCCACGGCCATGGTCGGGGCGCTCATCGGTGCCCGCCTGACCCGGATGGTTCCGGAGAAGGCGCTGCGCAAGGGGTTCGGCATCTTCGTGTTGGCGATGGGCATCTTCGTGCTCAGCCAGGAAGTGCCGCCGCTCCTCAGTTCTGGGTCAGGAACATCCGGGTGA
- a CDS encoding peptidylprolyl isomerase, with protein MRIRALAMLSAAALVSFSACTDANQTNTGPVSGENTTTCEYPSAGEPAKAVDAPATTGVPTQGEVTATLELTAGDVTITMDRAKAPCTVNSFVSLAEQGYFDDTVCHRLTDYGIFVLQCGDPSATGMGGPGYSYADELEPIKDLGQAAYPTGTVAMANAGPDTNGSQFFLVYADSQLAPDYTVFGTMDQAGIDVVGGIAAQGVDAGDQTSPIAEAKITAVTLG; from the coding sequence GTGCGTATTCGAGCCCTTGCCATGTTGAGCGCGGCCGCGCTCGTTTCCTTCTCCGCCTGTACCGACGCGAACCAGACCAACACAGGTCCGGTCTCGGGCGAGAACACCACCACCTGCGAGTACCCCAGCGCGGGGGAGCCCGCGAAGGCCGTCGATGCGCCAGCCACCACAGGGGTGCCGACGCAGGGCGAGGTGACCGCCACACTCGAGCTGACGGCAGGTGACGTCACCATCACGATGGACCGGGCCAAGGCCCCGTGCACCGTCAACTCGTTCGTCTCGCTCGCGGAGCAGGGATACTTCGACGACACCGTGTGCCACCGCCTCACGGACTACGGCATCTTCGTGCTGCAGTGCGGCGACCCATCGGCCACGGGCATGGGTGGGCCGGGCTACAGCTACGCCGACGAGCTCGAGCCCATCAAGGACCTGGGGCAGGCGGCCTACCCGACGGGGACCGTCGCTATGGCCAATGCGGGCCCGGACACCAACGGCTCGCAGTTCTTCCTGGTCTATGCGGATTCGCAGCTGGCGCCGGATTACACGGTCTTCGGCACCATGGACCAGGCCGGCATCGATGTGGTGGGCGGCATCGCGGCCCAGGGCGTGGACGCGGGGGACCAGACCTCGCCCATCGCGGAGGCGAAGATCACCGCCGTCACGCTCGGCTGA
- a CDS encoding alpha/beta fold hydrolase has protein sequence MTNQLHHLTIGSGEHTAVFLHGLFGQGKNFGSIATGLTGVATSYLVDLPNHGRSPWTETFSLDNQAAEVAEWLHQSFDEPVALIGHSLGGKIAMRVALQAPELVEKLMVVDISPARNVEAAQFVNLVAALRSLDLAEVHSRTQAEEALEELIPDRTVRRFLLQNLHHKDHVWFWLANLDLLADSLHAVGGWPHIEGEFDGPVLWVTGGRSPYCLPEHEAPMQALFPRVRQVTVRNAGHWVHADDPETFTSITRMFLTQN, from the coding sequence ATGACGAACCAACTGCACCACCTCACCATCGGTTCCGGGGAACACACAGCAGTGTTCCTGCACGGGCTCTTCGGTCAAGGCAAGAACTTCGGCTCCATCGCCACCGGGCTGACGGGTGTCGCCACCAGCTACCTGGTGGATCTCCCCAACCACGGCCGCTCGCCGTGGACGGAGACGTTCTCGCTGGACAACCAGGCCGCAGAGGTCGCCGAATGGCTCCACCAGTCGTTCGACGAGCCCGTCGCACTCATCGGACACTCGCTGGGCGGCAAGATCGCCATGCGCGTCGCCCTCCAGGCGCCGGAACTGGTCGAGAAGCTGATGGTGGTGGACATCTCGCCCGCCCGCAACGTGGAGGCGGCCCAGTTCGTCAACCTGGTGGCGGCGCTACGCTCACTCGACCTGGCTGAGGTGCACAGCCGGACCCAGGCCGAGGAGGCCCTCGAGGAACTCATCCCGGACCGGACGGTGCGCCGCTTCCTGCTGCAGAACCTGCACCACAAGGACCACGTGTGGTTCTGGCTGGCGAACCTGGACCTGCTGGCAGATTCACTCCACGCGGTGGGCGGCTGGCCCCACATCGAGGGCGAGTTCGACGGGCCGGTGTTGTGGGTGACCGGAGGCCGCTCCCCCTACTGCCTGCCTGAGCATGAGGCGCCCATGCAGGCGCTCTTCCCGAGGGTGCGTCAGGTGACGGTGAGGAACGCCGGGCATTGGGTGCACGCCGATGACCCGGAGACCTTCACCAGCATCACCCGGATGTTCCTGACCCAGAACTGA
- a CDS encoding cob(I)yrinic acid a,c-diamide adenosyltransferase — MVTLSKIYTRTGDAGTTRLSDNSEVRKTDLRVEAYGHTDEANSVIGVAVALGGLPDRVVEMLALVRNELFDVGADISNPLDPDPKWPPLRIEQPSIDRLEAYCDELQEDLPVLRSFILPGGSPSGAQLHVARTVARRAERAAWACAEEHGLDVDGGVNSLAIKYLNRLSDLLFIMSRAANGTEHEVLWVPGTDREKPARA, encoded by the coding sequence ATGGTCACACTCTCGAAGATCTATACCCGCACCGGCGACGCGGGCACCACCCGCCTGTCAGACAACTCCGAAGTCCGCAAGACCGATCTGCGCGTCGAGGCCTACGGGCACACCGACGAGGCGAACTCCGTCATCGGTGTGGCCGTCGCCCTCGGAGGGTTGCCGGATCGGGTGGTCGAGATGCTGGCCCTCGTCCGCAACGAGCTGTTCGACGTGGGCGCGGACATCTCCAACCCGCTGGACCCGGACCCCAAGTGGCCCCCGCTGCGCATCGAGCAGCCCTCGATCGACCGTCTCGAGGCGTACTGCGACGAGCTCCAAGAGGACCTGCCGGTCCTGCGCAGCTTCATCCTCCCCGGTGGGAGCCCCTCGGGCGCGCAGCTCCATGTGGCCCGCACGGTGGCCCGCCGCGCAGAGCGGGCGGCGTGGGCCTGCGCCGAGGAACACGGCCTGGACGTCGACGGCGGGGTGAACTCGCTGGCGATCAAGTACCTCAACCGCCTCTCGGATCTGCTGTTCATCATGAGCCGCGCCGCCAACGGCACGGAGCATGAAGTCCTCTGGGTACCGGGAACTGACCGCGAGAAGCCGGCGCGAGCCTGA
- a CDS encoding MBL fold metallo-hydrolase: MLLHRFYDEDLAQASYLIGCQAENTAVVVDPRRDIDEYLELAARHDMKIVAVTETHIHADYLSGTRELAAATGATIYVSGEGGEDWQYDFEGERLYDRNTITIGNITIEARHTPGHTPEHLSFLVTDGAFASDPGYLLSGDFVFSGDLGRPDLLDEAAGGVDTRFGGARQLFASLKNVFLQLPDHVQVYPAHGAGSACGKALGALPSTTVGYERTYAWWAPFLASDDEQGFVYELLDGQPDAHAYFGRMKRQNRSGPAVLGHPLAELPELDKASLAAQIGDGEVILVDTRPHDEVHGGTVKGSVNVPGLDKSATYGSWVYDPETDTASLVLLASDRDEANAYRQHLMRVGIDQVAGYTTSLDGLPMYTPTVVQPAELASYERDMLLDVRNKTEHAEGAIDGSYQLSGGRVLWHLDELPRDGRIVSYCRSGVRNSVAASALRRKGYDVAELDGSWLGWVAYQEAAK, translated from the coding sequence ATGCTGCTGCATCGCTTCTACGACGAAGATCTCGCTCAGGCCAGCTACCTGATCGGATGCCAGGCGGAGAACACCGCCGTCGTCGTCGACCCCCGACGCGACATCGACGAGTACCTCGAGCTGGCCGCCCGGCACGACATGAAGATCGTGGCCGTCACCGAGACCCACATCCACGCCGACTACCTGTCCGGCACCCGCGAACTTGCCGCCGCCACGGGCGCCACGATCTACGTCTCAGGTGAGGGCGGCGAGGACTGGCAATACGACTTCGAGGGTGAGCGCCTCTACGACCGCAACACCATCACCATCGGCAACATCACCATCGAGGCCCGTCACACCCCGGGCCACACCCCCGAACACCTGTCATTCCTCGTCACAGACGGCGCCTTCGCCAGCGACCCCGGCTACCTGCTGTCAGGGGACTTCGTCTTCTCCGGCGACCTCGGCCGCCCCGACCTGCTCGACGAGGCCGCCGGCGGAGTCGACACCCGCTTCGGTGGCGCCAGGCAGCTCTTCGCCAGCCTCAAGAACGTCTTCCTCCAGCTCCCCGACCACGTGCAGGTCTACCCGGCCCACGGCGCGGGCAGCGCCTGCGGCAAGGCGCTCGGCGCGCTGCCGTCCACCACGGTGGGCTACGAGCGCACCTACGCCTGGTGGGCACCCTTCCTGGCCTCCGACGACGAGCAGGGCTTCGTCTATGAGCTCCTCGACGGCCAGCCCGACGCGCACGCCTACTTCGGGCGGATGAAGCGTCAGAACCGGAGCGGACCGGCCGTGCTGGGCCACCCGCTCGCCGAACTCCCCGAACTGGACAAAGCGTCCCTGGCGGCGCAGATCGGCGACGGCGAGGTCATCCTCGTCGACACGCGTCCGCACGACGAGGTCCATGGCGGGACGGTGAAGGGCTCCGTGAACGTGCCCGGCCTGGACAAGTCCGCCACCTACGGCTCCTGGGTCTACGATCCCGAGACCGACACAGCGTCCCTGGTCCTCCTTGCGTCGGACCGCGACGAGGCCAACGCCTACCGGCAGCACCTCATGCGCGTCGGGATCGACCAGGTCGCTGGCTACACCACGAGCCTCGATGGGCTGCCCATGTACACCCCGACGGTGGTCCAGCCGGCCGAGCTCGCGTCCTACGAGCGCGACATGCTGCTGGATGTCCGCAACAAGACCGAGCACGCCGAGGGCGCCATCGACGGTTCGTACCAGCTGAGCGGCGGCCGCGTCCTGTGGCATCTGGACGAGCTGCCCCGCGACGGCAGGATCGTCTCCTACTGCCGCAGCGGGGTCCGCAACTCCGTGGCCGCCTCGGCCCTGCGTCGGAAGGGCTATGACGTGGCCGAGTTGGACGGTAGTTGGCTGGGGTGGGTGGCCTACCAGGAAGCCGCCAAGTAG